In Acidisarcina polymorpha, the DNA window CCCTCCATCATGCCTTGCACCCCGGACGAGCGATTGCCGAGGCCTGGCGCATTCTCAAACCCGGCGGCCGCATTGCCGTCCTCGACCTGGTCAGACACCGCTTTGAAGAGGCCCGCGAACTCTACGCGGACCTCTGGCTTGGCTTCAGCGAAGCCGAATTGGAAGGGTTGTTACAGAAAGCAGGCTTTGCGGGGGTGGAGACGGATCTGGTTCACAAAGAAAGCGAAGCGCCATACTTCCAGACGCTGCTGGCAGTCGGCAACAAGCCCTGCGCTTGATCTCTCCCCATCCAGCTAAACCAGAACAGCCGACAAGCATTCTGTCACAATGGTAGTCGTGGCCTCTCGACCCACCATCAAACTTGCTGCGGAAAAGCCGGTTTTGCTTGGCAAGCGCGAACAACTCCGGATAGCCCGGGCTCTGGCCGACCCGACTCGCTTTGAGATTTTTCAGCAAATTGCCGCAGGGCGCTGCGTAGCCTGCGCCGATCTCCGCGAGCATCTGTCGGTGACCCCGCCCACCGTCTCTCATCACCTCAAGGAACTCGAAGCCGCCAATCTGATTGAAATGGCGCGTGACGGAAAATTTATGAACCTGACTTTCCGTCGCGACATCTGGCAGGCATACCTCAAAGAACTTTCCCGGATCTAGCCACTTCCAGAATCCTTCCCCTCGTCATGTCCATCACTTAGGCGTACCGAAGCTTCACTGCGTAAAGAGGGAAAGACATGAGCACACTAAACGGGAAAGTAGCGGTCGTCACCGGCGCGTCTAAGGGCATTGGCGCATCCATCGCGGAGCATTTCGCCGCATCAGGCGCGAAGGTGGTCGTCAACTACTCCAGCAGCAAAGAGGGCGCGGACCGAGTCGTGGCCAACATCAAAGCCAAGGGCGGCGATGCGATTGCGATCCAGGCCAACGTGGCAAAACAGGCGGAGATCGAGAAGCTTTTTGCAGAGACCAAGAAAGCTTACGGAAAGCTCGACATTCTGGTGAATAACGCTGGTATTTACGAGTTTTCACCGCTCGAAGAGATCACCGCTGAACACTTCCACAAGCAGTTCGATCTGAACGTTCTCGGCTTGCTCCTGACTACCAAGGAGGCTGTGAAGCTTATCGGTCCCGAGGGCGGCTCCATCATCAACATCAGCTCGATCGTGGGACCAATGCCGATGCAGACCGCCGCCGTTTATAGCGCAACCAAGGCAGCTGTCGATGCCATCACCGTGGCCTTATCGAAGGAGCTGGGAGCGCGGAAGATTCGGGTAAATTCGCTCAACCCCGGCATGGTCGAGACCGAAGGCGTCCACGCAGCGGGCTTCGCCGAGAGTGACTTCCGCAAGCAGATCGAAGCCACCACCCCGCTCGGCCGCATCGCGCAGCCTGGAGACATCGCGACTGCCGCAGTCTTCTTCGCCTCCGACGACGCTGGCTGGGTGACCGGGCAAACGCTCATCCTCGCGGGCGGACAGCGCCAGTAAGGTTGCGCCCGGATGAGGTCCTCAAAGACTCTCATCTCCAATGCTGTCTGAGCGCGGCGTTCGGCTATAGCACCAACAGAGCCAGCGCCGCGCCGCCCATCGCTACAGCGCAGGCCCAGCCCAAGTAGCGCAACGGTCTTGAATTGGTGCGTTTCCCCATCACCTTTTCGTCGCTCGTCAGGAGCACGACCAGAACAACCAGGGGCGGCGCCAGCACCCCATTCAGAACCGCGGACCAGAAGAGCATCTTGACCGCGTCCAGCCCGGCAAAATCCAAAGCCAAGCCGATCAGCATCGCGACTGCAATGACCGCGTAAAATGGGCGCGCCGCAAGGGGCTTAGAACCCAGAGACGCGTGGCGCCATTTTGCGCCCTCCGCGACCGCATAGGCGCACGAACCTGCAAGTACTGGCACCGCCAGCATCCCTGTCCCGATCAGCCCAAGGGTGAACAGCCAGTAGGCGCCTTGTCCGGCCAGCGGACGCAGCGCCTCTGCCGCCTCTTTGGCGGTCGTAATACTTCTGAGTCCATGGGCATGAAGAGTAGCCGCCGTCGTCAAGATAATGAAGTACATCACCACGTTTGAGAACAACATGCCGGTGACGACATCAGTTCTCGTAGCGGCCAACTCGGCATCCGTGGCTCCGCGCCTCTGCGCCACTTTGATCTTGCCTTGCTTGCGCTCCTCTTCTACTTCCTGCGATGCCTGCCAGAAAAAAAGGTACGGCGAAATCGTTGTGCCTAGTATTCCCACCAGAACGGACACATAGCTTCGTGTCCACTCGATATGAGGCACGAATGTGGATCGGAGAACGGCCCACCAATCGGGACGAGCGAGGAAGGCCGTAATGACATAAGCGAACAATATCAGGGTCATCCACTTGAAGGTCCGCGCGATGGTGCGATACGAGGTCCAAAAAAGAAGAGCAATGATAATTGCGGTAAAGAGGGGCGTCCAAAAGTAAGAGGGAACTCCGGTCACCATTTGCATGGCGTTGGCCATGCCTCCGAGATCGGCGCCGATGTTAAATACATTGGCGATGACCACCAGCCCGCAAGCCGGCCAGAGTACCCAAGGCGGATAGCGAGTGCGAATCACACTCGCGAGTCCCCGGCCGGTCACCATGCCCAGACGCGCACACATCAACTGCACAGCCGCCATAAGCGGAAAAGAAAACAATGCCGTCCAGAGTGCGGTATAGCCGTAGGCCGCCCCGGCTACCGAATAAGTGGAGATCCCGGAAGGGTCATCGTCGGCCGCCCCAGTAATCAATCCCGGACCAAGGTCCCTGAAGAATTGCTGAACGGGATCCCGTCGCCTGGGCGGAACTTCCGATCTCTCCGGTGTCAGGAGCATTCTGATTGCCGTCTCGTATCCTGCCAACCATAGCACTTGAAGTACAGGTTGATCACCAATTTCCCATTACGGTTCCTTCTCGGAAAGCCAGGGGGCCGCTAACTCCGAATCTAGTGGCGAGCGGTCCGATCACGACCGCATAATGGCTACAACTCTCCGTAACAAAATCTAAGATTCCGTGGTTTTGCGACTCTGGTCCGCCGCTATTTGAATGGCGTCGGTTGTCACTCGCGAAACATTCGAGACATAGGCGAACTGTGATCATCCGGCCACTCCGCTCGTGGGTTTTGATTGTCGCCTGCCTCCTTCCATCCGGGCTTGTTGCCTTTGCATCGCCGCAGGATACGATAGCCAAGCCTCCGCTACGCCCTACTCATCAGGCAAACGCGAAAGCGTTCCTGGCGAAGCGCGGGTGGCCGGGAAAACAGGCGGCAACCCTGTTGATGCAGGGACGCGCGGCCAGCAAGAGATCAGCGAATGTCAGAGAGGGGATTGATCCTGCGCTCGCCACGCCCACAGATTCCCTGCTCAGTCAGCCATGGCAACCGCTCGGACCGGCGCAGATCTCAACCACTGTTTACGGGCTGGTGACAGGCCGAGTTTCGAGTATCGCAGTCGACCCGTCGGATCCGACCGGCAATACGATCTATGTTGGGACGAGCGGTGGCGGCGTATGGAAATCCACCACTGCAGCAGGCCCTCCCGCTGCCGTTTCCTTTGCTCCTCTAACGGACGATCTACCTGCGTTCAATCAAGGCGATCTGGCTTCGCTGAGCATCGGAGCACTCTCGGTCCAAACGGGAGGAACTGGTGTCATCCTGGCAGGGACGGGAGACCCGAACGATGCCCTTGACTCCTACTACGGCTCCGGCATTCTCCGTTCCGCGGACGGTGGCCTGAGCTGGAGTCTGATTGCCAACTCAAATGACCTGTCTGTGAATTCGCTGACGAACTTCTACTTCGTTGGGAATGCCTTCGCCGCCTTCGCCTGGAGTGTACAGTCTCCGAACCTTGTCGTTGCCGCTGTCTCTCAATCGGCGCAAGGAGAACTGGTCGGCGCGACGGATCTTCAAAGCTATAACGACATTCCGAGGAGTGTCGCCGGCCTTTACTACTCGATCGATGCTGGGCAGACGTGGCTTATGGCCACGATAACCGACGGGCCGGGCCGAACCGTGCAGACCGGCCTGATCCCCGTCGCCGGCGGAGGAAACGCGGCGACCGCGGTGGTGTGGAACCCGATTCGCAGACGCTTTTATGCAGCCATCCGCTTCCATGGATATTACGAGTCCGCGGATGGAATTACATTCACTCGCCTCTCGAATCAGCCAGGCGCCGGCTTGACGTCGACCGAGTGTCCGACCAACCCGAACAGCATTGGGTCGCAGGCGTGCCCGCTCTTCCGCGGAGCGCTGGCGGTACAACCCTCCACCGGAGACATGTTCGCTCTCAGTGTGGATGGCAATTTGCTCGACCAGGGGCTCTGGCAGGATGTATGCTCAGCGTCCTCTAGAACATGTGTGTCAAACACTGTTACATTTAGCCAACCGTTGTCTGCCACCGCGCTCGAAAATGGCCAGGGCGCGATTTTCCTCGGCGACTACAGTCTGGTGTTAGCGGCGGTGCCCTCCACTGGGGATACACTTCTCTTCGCAGGGACGCAAGATATTTATCGCTGCAGCCTTGCGGCGGGTTGTGTCTTTCGCAACACCACGAACACGAACACCTGCACCGCCGCCCTGGTCGCCCCCTTCCAACACGCGATCGACACGACCTTTGCCGGCGGCCTGTCGCTGATGTATTTCGGCAATGACAGCGGGCTCTGGCGGTCGACCGACGATGTGGGCCAGACGATGCAAACCTGTCTCCCCGACGATGCGAACCATTTTCAGAACCTTAACAACGGCATCGGATCGCTCGCCGAGGTGAATGCCTTTGCGCAGGACCCCACCGACAGCGCAATCATCCTCGCCGGGATCGGCGTGAACGGATCCGCCGCTTCATCGACCGCGAGTCAAAACGTCTGGCCTCAGGTTTTGGACGGCAACGGCAGCTATGTGGCCATCGACCCGTCAAATCCCGAAAACTGGTACGCGCAGAGCAGCATCGGAGTTGGGATTGATCTATGCGCGAGCGGCTCTTCCTGCACTCCGGCTGCATTCGGCACACCCGTCATCGGATTTGCTCAAGTCGGGCCGGACGCCTATGCATCATCCGAGGGATCACCGTTCATCCTTGATCCGCTGAATAGTGCGAACCTCATCCTCGGGACTTGTCATGTCTGGTGGGGCCCTGCAGATGGAGCATCCTGGTCACTAGCCAACCAGCTTAGCGAACTTTACCCGGGCGAAGGACCTACCTGTGCCGGCAACGGGTTACTCCAATCAATGGCTGCGAGCAGTGCGGTCTCTACTTCGGAAACCAACACCGAGTTGATCTACGCTGGGATGTCGGGGGTGGGTCTGGACGGTCCGCAAGCCTATGCCGGCCACCTCTTCGAAGCGACCGGGATTAATTCCCGCTTGTCCCCTGCCGCCTGGACGGACATATCTGCGTCGCCGGTGACGAACGACCTCTACGGCTTCAATCCTGCGGATTTCAGCGTCTCGAGCATTACCCTCGATCCTCACGATCCGACCGGTCAAACCGTCTACGCGACGATCCAGGGGTTTGACACTATTCTTGCGTCAACTGGCAGCGTTTACGCCTCGACCAACGCCGGCGTCAGCTGGCTGAATATTACCAGTAACCTGCCTGGCGTTCCCGCGAACAGCATCGCGATCGATCCCAATGATGCGAATACTGTTTATGTGGCCATCGATACTGGCGTTTATATCACCACCGCGGTTACGAGTTGCTCGGTTCAGAATTGCTGGAGCCTCTACGGATCGGGACTGCCCAATTCACCAGTGATCCAGCTGGCGACCTTCAATCATGCCGGACAGTCTCTTTTGCGTGCAGGGACCTACGGACGTGGTATCTGGCAGATTCCCTTGATCACTGCGGCTGCCGCAGAGGCGACCGCAGCCACATCTCCATCCTCGCTGTCGTTTGCAGAGCAGCAAGTACAGACTCAAAGCGGCGCACAGACAGTCACGGTTACAAATACTGGAACCATTCCCCTGATCGTAGCCCAAACGCCGGTGACGGGCGACTTTGCGGCGGCGAATGGTTGCAGCGGGCCGGTCGCTATAGGAAGTGGCTGCACCGTGCAAGTGACGTTCACGCCGACGATGACCGGTGTTCGCAGCGGGAAATTAACCATCTATGCGAACGTCGCTCAAGGACAGTTGACCGTGCCGGTCAGCGGCACCGGACTACCTGGCGCGTCGGTGGTTTTACTGCCAACCTCGATGAACTTCGGTGCCACACTAGTAGGCTCGTCGGCAATCCCACCGCAGAACATCACCATATCGAACACTGGCGGTGTCGCAGCGACACTCGGGACACCGGTTGTGACTGGCGACTTTTCAATTGTGGCGAATACCTGCTCGGCGACGCTCGCTCCAAACTTCGGTTGCACCGTGGCCATCGCCTTCACCCCGACCTTGTCGGGTCCGCGCCCGGGCGTCTTCTCCATCAGTGACAGTCAAGGGACACAATCGGCGACGCTTCTGGGTAATGGCGTCGCTCCGGCCACCGATGGCGTCGCGCCGTCCGCTCTCGCTTTTGCGCTACAGACTGTCGGCACCAGCAGCACTCCGCAGGTGGTCATTCTAGCCAACTCTGGGGATTCGCCTTTGAACTCGGTGAGTGCATCCGTGACTGGCGACTTCCAGGTCGTCAATGGCTGCGGGGAGACACTGATCGGCCACTCCACATGCGCGTTTTCAGTGACCTATAGCCCCAAACAGGTGGGAGTTGAGAATGGTGTGCTGACGATCAACGACATGTATGGAAAGCCTCAGAACGTTGCCTTATCAGGTCTGGGTCTGGCGCCGTCCGGGATTTCCGTCTTACCTTCAGCAATCAACTTCGGCACCGAAGCCATCGGGGTGCCGAGTCCTGCGCAGACCGTTACTGTTACAAACAGCGGCGGAATAGCATTAGGCGCGCTCACCCTCGCGGTGCAAGGCCCATTTAGCATCGTCTCAACAAGTTGCACCTCCACGTTGGCGACCGGAGGAAATTGTTCGGCCCAGGTCGAATTCCTCCCCACTCTCTCGGGCCTCCTTTCAGGAACGCTGACGGTCGGAAGCTCTTCGATTGATAATCCGCTGCAGGTCGCGCTTAGCGGCGACGGTTTTGGGTTCACCTTGCAACCGAATGGGGCGTCGAGTGCAACCGTCACCGCCGGGCAAACCGCCAACTATCTTTTGCAGATCATTCCGGATTCGGGATCAACCGGGATGGTGTCAATCACCTGCGGCTCTTCGCCTCCAGGCTCTGACTGCATCGTGAACCCGTCCTCGGTGCAGCTGACGAGTGGAGTCACCACAACGGTTGCGGTTTCGATTGCAACTGGAACCCTTGGTGCGACAGGAGCCTATGCGACCGCCACAACTGGTAAGCCATCTCGTGGAACGGCGCTGGTTCTGATAGCGCTGTGCTTGCCGTTTGCTCTTCTTAGATTCCCTGCCACTCGGAGGAAGGGATGGTGGCTAGCCTGGGTAATCGTCATCGCAGCGACCCCGCTAGGCTGCGGAGTCAGTGCCAGCGTTGGCAAAACGAGTGCGTCGACCGGGGGAAATCCGATCTCGACGCCATCAGCGACCTATAATCCCGTCGTGACGGCGACTGGCTCAGGAGCGACACAGAGCGTCCAGTTGACCTTAGTTGTCGAGTGAAATATTAGAAGTCGGAAGAATTCAGAGCGGAACGCCGTCTTTCAATCCCGATGACTTTACTTCTATCTCCCTGAATGAAAACCTTGACTCATGGTCTTACGGCAGTTTTCATCGCGAATTTTTACTTGCCGCTTGTTGCTCTCTGCCATCGTTCTACTGCTCTCGATGGTGCCGGAGACGCGTGTCTCGGCCGACGAACCGCCGGTTCCAACCATCATCGTCCGTGCGCAGAGATTCTCGTTTACCCCAAACCAGATAACCCTGAAGAAGGGGCAGCCCGTGAAGCTCATTTTTCTCTCGGAGGACGTTCCCCACGGTTTGTCTGTGAAGGGAATAGGTCTAAGGGCCGAAATTCACAAGGGCCAACGGACCGAGGTATCGGTTACCCCGGCCGAGACCGGCGACTTCCCCGGCCGTTGCTCGGTATACTGCGGCAGTGGTCACCGAGACATGGAATTTCTCGTCCGTGTCGTCGAATGACGCCGAAGAACGACACCGGTTCCGCTTTGATTCGACCTTCTAAAGCACTACACTCAGAATGCACTGCCCGAGTCATGCCGCGTAGAGGCTCTTGCGGGGCCACAAGGAGAAATCACGTAGGGAAAGGGTTCGCGGCCTGATTTTCGCGCTCCCGCCTTTCATCGACGGTATGTTAAATCGATCTGTCTATCTGGGATTTGCCGCACTCCTGACATTCACATTAGGGTCTTCTTCCTTCGCCCAGTCAACCTTGGGCAATACGGGCATCGACGCCCAGCAAGGCATCGATTGCGCCGATCCGCTTAACGCGAATTCAGAGACTTGCCAGGTGGGCCGCGGGCAGAATAACCAAAACCAGCAAAATAGTTATCAGAATTCGCAGCAATTCCCAAACTCAGGGAGTTCTCCCCAGAACGGTCGTAGCGGAGTTCCTGGTACCCAGAATCCCACCTTTTCCGACAACGGAGGGGTCAATGGTGCTAATGCTGCCAACGCTCGAAACTCGGCCCCACTGCCCTTCCCTCAAGAACCGTTGACGGAATTTCAGAAACTTGTGGCGTCTACGACCCAGCAGCTGCTTCCGATTTATGGGCAGGACCTCTTTCAAGGCGTGCCCTCCACCTTTGCTCCTGTGGATCAGATTCCAGTGACGCCTGACTATGTGATCGGTCCCGGAGATGAGATCCGGATTCGAGTGTGGGGTCAGGTGAACTTCAACGCCGATCTCAAAGTGGACCGCTCCGGCGATGTCTATCTGCCGCAGGTCGGCCGTATCCACGTGACTGGCTATGCATTTTCCGACCTGAGTCAACAGATCCGCTCGCAAATCGCTCGCGTTTACAGGAACTTCGATCTTACTGTTGATCTGGGTCAACTGCGGTCGATTCAGATATTTGTGGTAGGGCAGGCACGACGTCCCGGCGCTTACACGGTAAGTTCCCTCAGCACGCTGGTCAACGCCTTGTTCGCATCGGGCGGTCCGTCGGTGCAGGGCACAATGCGTGACATCCAGTTGAAGCGCGAAGGAAAGGTGATCTCGGATTTCGACTTGTACGATCTCCTGATACGCGGTGATAAGTCGCAGGACGCCCGTCTGCTCCCCGGAGACGTCATTTACATCCCGGCGGCCGGACCGCAGGTGGCGCTGATGGGCAGCGTCCGAAAACCCGCCATTTACGAATTGCGAGGAGGCGCAGGGGCCACTACGATCCAACAGTTGATCGACTCTGCGGGGGGGCTTTCCGCGATCGCTTCCGGCTCAAGGATCTCGGTAGAGCGCATCGAGAACCATCAGAATAGATTCGCCATGGAGGTCGCGCTCGACGCCACGGGACTGGCCACGCCGCTACAAGATGGCGATGTCCTGCGAG includes these proteins:
- a CDS encoding ArsR/SmtB family transcription factor, which codes for MVVVASRPTIKLAAEKPVLLGKREQLRIARALADPTRFEIFQQIAAGRCVACADLREHLSVTPPTVSHHLKELEAANLIEMARDGKFMNLTFRRDIWQAYLKELSRI
- a CDS encoding SDR family NAD(P)-dependent oxidoreductase — protein: MSTLNGKVAVVTGASKGIGASIAEHFAASGAKVVVNYSSSKEGADRVVANIKAKGGDAIAIQANVAKQAEIEKLFAETKKAYGKLDILVNNAGIYEFSPLEEITAEHFHKQFDLNVLGLLLTTKEAVKLIGPEGGSIINISSIVGPMPMQTAAVYSATKAAVDAITVALSKELGARKIRVNSLNPGMVETEGVHAAGFAESDFRKQIEATTPLGRIAQPGDIATAAVFFASDDAGWVTGQTLILAGGQRQ
- a CDS encoding NRAMP family divalent metal transporter, whose translation is MLLTPERSEVPPRRRDPVQQFFRDLGPGLITGAADDDPSGISTYSVAGAAYGYTALWTALFSFPLMAAVQLMCARLGMVTGRGLASVIRTRYPPWVLWPACGLVVIANVFNIGADLGGMANAMQMVTGVPSYFWTPLFTAIIIALLFWTSYRTIARTFKWMTLILFAYVITAFLARPDWWAVLRSTFVPHIEWTRSYVSVLVGILGTTISPYLFFWQASQEVEEERKQGKIKVAQRRGATDAELAATRTDVVTGMLFSNVVMYFIILTTAATLHAHGLRSITTAKEAAEALRPLAGQGAYWLFTLGLIGTGMLAVPVLAGSCAYAVAEGAKWRHASLGSKPLAARPFYAVIAVAMLIGLALDFAGLDAVKMLFWSAVLNGVLAPPLVVLVVLLTSDEKVMGKRTNSRPLRYLGWACAVAMGGAALALLVL
- a CDS encoding choice-of-anchor D domain-containing protein translates to MIIRPLRSWVLIVACLLPSGLVAFASPQDTIAKPPLRPTHQANAKAFLAKRGWPGKQAATLLMQGRAASKRSANVREGIDPALATPTDSLLSQPWQPLGPAQISTTVYGLVTGRVSSIAVDPSDPTGNTIYVGTSGGGVWKSTTAAGPPAAVSFAPLTDDLPAFNQGDLASLSIGALSVQTGGTGVILAGTGDPNDALDSYYGSGILRSADGGLSWSLIANSNDLSVNSLTNFYFVGNAFAAFAWSVQSPNLVVAAVSQSAQGELVGATDLQSYNDIPRSVAGLYYSIDAGQTWLMATITDGPGRTVQTGLIPVAGGGNAATAVVWNPIRRRFYAAIRFHGYYESADGITFTRLSNQPGAGLTSTECPTNPNSIGSQACPLFRGALAVQPSTGDMFALSVDGNLLDQGLWQDVCSASSRTCVSNTVTFSQPLSATALENGQGAIFLGDYSLVLAAVPSTGDTLLFAGTQDIYRCSLAAGCVFRNTTNTNTCTAALVAPFQHAIDTTFAGGLSLMYFGNDSGLWRSTDDVGQTMQTCLPDDANHFQNLNNGIGSLAEVNAFAQDPTDSAIILAGIGVNGSAASSTASQNVWPQVLDGNGSYVAIDPSNPENWYAQSSIGVGIDLCASGSSCTPAAFGTPVIGFAQVGPDAYASSEGSPFILDPLNSANLILGTCHVWWGPADGASWSLANQLSELYPGEGPTCAGNGLLQSMAASSAVSTSETNTELIYAGMSGVGLDGPQAYAGHLFEATGINSRLSPAAWTDISASPVTNDLYGFNPADFSVSSITLDPHDPTGQTVYATIQGFDTILASTGSVYASTNAGVSWLNITSNLPGVPANSIAIDPNDANTVYVAIDTGVYITTAVTSCSVQNCWSLYGSGLPNSPVIQLATFNHAGQSLLRAGTYGRGIWQIPLITAAAAEATAATSPSSLSFAEQQVQTQSGAQTVTVTNTGTIPLIVAQTPVTGDFAAANGCSGPVAIGSGCTVQVTFTPTMTGVRSGKLTIYANVAQGQLTVPVSGTGLPGASVVLLPTSMNFGATLVGSSAIPPQNITISNTGGVAATLGTPVVTGDFSIVANTCSATLAPNFGCTVAIAFTPTLSGPRPGVFSISDSQGTQSATLLGNGVAPATDGVAPSALAFALQTVGTSSTPQVVILANSGDSPLNSVSASVTGDFQVVNGCGETLIGHSTCAFSVTYSPKQVGVENGVLTINDMYGKPQNVALSGLGLAPSGISVLPSAINFGTEAIGVPSPAQTVTVTNSGGIALGALTLAVQGPFSIVSTSCTSTLATGGNCSAQVEFLPTLSGLLSGTLTVGSSSIDNPLQVALSGDGFGFTLQPNGASSATVTAGQTANYLLQIIPDSGSTGMVSITCGSSPPGSDCIVNPSSVQLTSGVTTTVAVSIATGTLGATGAYATATTGKPSRGTALVLIALCLPFALLRFPATRRKGWWLAWVIVIAATPLGCGVSASVGKTSASTGGNPISTPSATYNPVVTATGSGATQSVQLTLVVE
- a CDS encoding cupredoxin domain-containing protein; this translates as MVLRQFSSRIFTCRLLLSAIVLLLSMVPETRVSADEPPVPTIIVRAQRFSFTPNQITLKKGQPVKLIFLSEDVPHGLSVKGIGLRAEIHKGQRTEVSVTPAETGDFPGRCSVYCGSGHRDMEFLVRVVE